The Branchiostoma floridae strain S238N-H82 chromosome 7, Bfl_VNyyK, whole genome shotgun sequence region AATAatactagagtagagtagagtaatgACAATAGTCTACCGCTATAGCGAGTAGCGTTAGACAAATATCAGTCTAGTACGATAAAGTATGAATGTAAGTCATGATAAATATTTGTGCCGTTGTCACAGCAACAATTAAGCTATTGCCCCCTCCTGACGTATTGGTCTATCCCTTCGTGGGCGGAACTTTTGCGGGTGCGGGAGAGTCCAAaggttgttgttgattttccccGTCCCCTTTTCCAGTGCTGATGAACTTTGCGTTCCGCACCCCATGTTGAGGCTGGCATGCGCCGTTAGGGTCACAGTGTGTAGTTTGGGAGGCAAGGGGCTGGCAGGGCGAACTGTTGCGGCAAGTGGGGTGAACGTGAGCGAACAGGAATTTTTCTTGTGTGTGGTCTCGGTGTGATCTGTCTCTGCTAAAGCTCTGCGCTTCGCCTCAAAACTTCGTCAACTCTACTGTGATTAATGTGCGTCTGATGGAAGGTTTGCTGAACGGATCATCTTTTGCTGATTTCCCAGACTTTTATTAAGGCAAGAATGATTGTTAACTGTTAATGAATTTGATTACACTTCATCTCTCTTTAGCAATCATAAAGTTTAATCATAAACAGCTTATTTTCCACACAGAAACCTTAAGAGAAGTTTTTTGAATGTGTAGATGTGATGCAGAAAATATTACGATAGTTTTCATAGTTTTCAAGTTGATTTTGTTCCTCTGCTAAATTCTCCTGCAACTTTATGAGTTTGCTCGCTTGGATTCTTTGTTCACTAGATACAAATATGTTATAATTTCTGGTAAACCAGGACCTGTTTGCTTACGTACTGTGTCCTCAGGGAAGCCTCTACGGTAGCCTctctataacctccttgggatgacctttgacacattTCAAAAGTTCAATGTTCAGTAGGTCATTGACCTGAATGAAACCTGGATCAATTTTATAGTTCTGTTCAAGAATCTGTTCCACAAAGGCATATCCATCATTCTCTCCACTTTTTTTCTACAGTAAACTGTATGTCAAGATATTGCCTTATCCTTGTTCCAACAGATAGCTATGAGTTGTCTGATTTCCAGGAAGCCTAACCCCAAAATATACCCCTTGGCCAGATGTTATAGACCCTATCCTGTGGCACTGTCTGCCCTCCTGCAGTGGTTCACCTCATGTCCTGTCCATGAACACAGATTATAAAGCTGTTACTTACCAAAGTAGCAAGCCAGAATGTACCCCTGGCCAAAATACACCCAGGTAATATTACACAGACATAACGAACAAAAGCAAAAAGCGACCACCGCGTGGTAAACCAAAGACCCTTGTCCTAATCCGTGTCCGGAGTCTTCGTTACCAAATGAAGTTGGACGTGtatatgaaagaagaagaagaagacattctGGTGTGGTTATTTACATCCTGCCCTGTTACACAGTGTGTTCTCATcaccacatgtacaggtacaggtacagagaaCAGCAGCAGCCATGCCGAGCGCTAAGAAGAAGGCGGTGATATTTGATATGGGGGGAGTCCTGGTGACCCCGCCTCAGTGGGCCATCAACAGCTATGAGAAGTCACTGGGACTGCCCAGGTACGGACTGGTACACACACTCTCTCAACAGCTATGAGAAGTAGAAGTAAAAGATTTACTTTAAAAATAGAGGACATAAGAAGCAAAACCTATGAGTACAGATAATAACTGTGATGCATTATAAAGATTTACAAGTCATTTAGTCCCACAGTTACTACATTGTATCATCATCTTCTTTATGATCTTCTCTACAGGATGTTCATACAGGGAGTCATGATGAAGGGGATGCCAGACAACGCCTTCAGTCAGCTGGAGAGGGGGGAGCTCACCCTATCACAGGTATCATGCAATGACATGTCATAGATCTCTCTATCTTTCTACAATACAAGGtattgtattgaggtcacctgagtggcgccgaatggcagctcgctccagacccttgcgatttagccccgcctattgtacgctcctcgcaattcagcccctggctgcaaagagtgagtagtcggcccacccaataacaataacaataacaataacaataaatgagATATTTGAGTACCTATGGTGTCTAATAATAACTCTCTGCAGAGTAAGCCTTGCTTCCAGCATTTTTAGCTGTGGGTCCCTTCGCAACAGACACTGGTAGTCACTTTGAGAGTGGACTAAAGCAACCaaagctggactccaggctactggAGAGGGGcatattcaagtacaatttcttgatgaaattttgtttcttgtaAGAGCTACCTTGAAACCTTGATGAATTTGAATGAATTTGCATCATAACTTATTTAACAATTCATTTCTATAGGCCTTGAAAGTCCATAATGAACTTGAGTTCAATTCTTCATCAGTATGTCACTGACTGTAGTCTGAGTTTTAAGTTTATCTTGTTTTCCGTAGTTTTTCTCAGCGTTTACTGCAGAGCTGCAGCAGGCTGCAGGGGAAGCAGGCATGGAGCTGCCGGCAGACTTCAGCACCCAGGAGATGTTTGAGAAGATGCAGGGGGGAGAGGTCGTCGGGGTCATGGTCCGGGCCGTCAGGAACCTGCGCAAACATggtaaggtttgtttgtttgtttgtttatttgtgaagATGTAGGAAAGAGAGGAGGTCAGGGTCATTGTCCCAGCCGTTAAGAACCTGCGCAAACATggtacagtttgtttgtttgtttgtttgtttatttgtaagtTTGAGAAGATGTAGAAAAGAGAGGTGGTCGGGGTCATGGTCCGGGCTGTCAGGAACCTGCGCAAACATGGtactggtttgtttgtttgtttgtttatttatttgtttgagaAGATGCAGGAAAGAGAGGAGGTCGGGGTGATGATCCGAGCTGTCAGGAACCTGCGCAAACATGgtacggtttgtttgtttgtttgtttttttgttactttGAGAAGATGCAGGGAGGAGAGGTGGTGGGCACCGATTGGTCAGGGCTGTTTGGAACCTGCGCAAACatggtttgtctgtttgtgtgtttgtttattgaccgatcttgtgccctttggaaagacactttacacaactttcctcccttcactcaggtgtaaactTTAAACTATCATAATTCTCAGGAGTGAAGACCTGCATTCTCACCAACGTTACATAACAGTCAACAGTGTTGTACAGTAACCTATATGTGTGACTCCAGGAGTGAAGACATGACAGTCACCAGTGTTGTACAGTAACCTATATGTGTGACTCCAGGAGTGAAGACATAACAGTCACCAGTGCTGTACAGTAACCTATATGTGTCCCTCCAGGAGTGAAGACATAACAGTCACCAGTGTTGTACAGTAACCTATATGTGTGACTCCAGGAGTGAAGACATAACAGTCACCAGTGCTGTACAGTAACCTATATGTGTCCCTCCAGGAGTGAAGACATAACAGTCACCAGTGCTGTACAGTAACCTATATGTGTCCCTCCAGGAGTGAAGACATAACAGTCACCAGTGCTGTACAGTAACCTATATGTGTCCCTCCAGGAGTGAAGACATAACAGTCACCA contains the following coding sequences:
- the LOC118420112 gene encoding bifunctional epoxide hydrolase 2-like, with protein sequence MLRLACAVRVTVCSLGGKGLAGRTVAASGVNVQVQRTAAAMPSAKKKAVIFDMGGVLVTPPQWAINSYEKSLGLPRMFIQGVMMKGMPDNAFSQLERGELTLSQFFSAFTAELQQAAGEAGMELPADFSTQEMFEKMQGGEVVGVMVRAVRNLRKHGKMQEREEVGVMIRAVRNLRKHGVKTCILTNNWVDDTPGREGRAASMLFFRRLFDHVVESCRVGLRKPSPEIFHLTCRRVGVQPQEAVFLDDIGTNLKSARQLGITTILVRDFDKAVRELEEAVGLELTRFPPPAVACKPEEVPHCYITLKTGIKLHYVDVGDGPVVILHKTWSHQQKSRRTTVKGWEHKQKSLP